From a single Bemisia tabaci chromosome 10, PGI_BMITA_v3 genomic region:
- the Kah gene encoding uncharacterized protein Kah, giving the protein MPRAFLINRRKYAEPDRESSPEKCVSEAEPNDQSDVPLRSDDEAWTEDVGTGRTPQTTNPAVDVASRLPPLPPPPIGDLYNLTQLAEISLTYFKQRLDTDLEANRSKGQNNEDDEISEKKESPAQGHVCGKCGKSYSTSSNLIRHRQTHRSPEDKKARKCPHCGKIYVSMPAFSMHVRTHNLGCECHICGKCFSRPWLLQGHIRTHTGEKPFKCSVCAKAFADRSNLRAHVQTHSSSKPFACAGCGKSFALKSYLCKHEESSCSAASQFRRPSDEGSLSSATSDPDTLLDLSDWTASPKRAPAPTHRADPEVLPRYYPVLPQPRPKDSPFAAIRTNVIQISCAASGAPISRS; this is encoded by the exons AATCGAGTCCGGAGAAATGCGTGAGCGAGGCGGAGCCGAATGACCAATCGGATGTGCCGCTCCGATCGGACGATGAGGCCTGGACAGAGGATGTGGGCACGGGGCGGACCCCCCAGACAACCAACCCCGCCGTGGACGTGGCCTCTCGCCTTCCGCCCCTTCCGCCTCCGCCGATAGGCGATCTCTACAACCTCACCCAACTCGCGGAGATCAGCCTCACGTACTTCAAACAGCGCCTGGACACGGACCTCGAAGCCAACCGGAGTAAAGGGCAAAACAATGAG GATGATGAAATTTCGGAGAAGAAGGAGAGCCCTGCCCAAGGGCACGTTTGTGGGAAGTGCGGGAAGAGCTACAGCACGTCGAGCAACCTGATCAGACACCGGCAGACGCACCGCTCGCCCGAAGACAAGAAGGCGCGAAAGTGCCCTCACTGCGGCAAGATCTACGTCTCCATGCCGGCCTTCTCCATGCACGTCCGCACGCACAACCTCGGCTGCGAGTGTCACATCTGCGGCAAGTGCTTCTCCAGGCCCTGGCTCCTCCAGGGACACATCAGAACCCACACAG GCGAGAAGCCGTTCAAATGCTCGGTGTGCGCCAAGGCGTTCGCGGACCGCTCGAACCTGCGCGCCCACGTCCAGACGCACTCCTCGTCCAAGCCGTTCGCCTGCGCCGGTTGCGGCAAGTCCTTCGCGCTCAAGTCGTACCTGTGCAAGCACGAAGAGTCCTCGTGCAGCGCCGCCTCCCAGTTCCGCCGGCCGTCCGACGAAGGCTCTCTGTCTTCGGCCACCTCGGACCCGGACACCCTCCTCGACCTCTCCGACTGGACGGCCAGCCCCAAACGAGCGCCCGCCCCCACCCATCGGGCTGACCCGGAGGTCCTCCCCAGGTACTACCCCGTCCTCCCacagcccaggcccaaggacTCTCCGTTTGCCGCCATCAGGACGAACGTCATCCAGATCTCCTGCGCCGCATCcggtgctcccatttcccggagctag